A region of the Chryseobacterium cucumeris genome:
CCTACTCTGCCATTTTTATTCAAAGTCATTAACGGGTCTCCTGCAGCCGGAGCTCCTGCAAACAACTGTAATACATTAGCAGCATTTCCCAATCCATAAAAATCATCTCCTGCGGCACTGTTCCATAATGCCAGTTTTTTTCCGTTACCGCTTCCCAAATCCAACATATTCTTAGGAGTTGTTGTTCCTATACCCACTCTGTTGGTAACTGCATCTACCGAAAATGTACTTCCATCCACTGAAAAGTGATTGGTTCCTGCGGTAGCAGTACTTGTAAAGGCTAAAGAACTGGTTCCCTGAGCTACTGTACGGGATCCTGTAAGTGTTCCGTTTGAATTGTAAATATTAGTATTTGCAGGAAGGTCCTTCCATGTTGCAACACCATTCGCGTCTGATGTTAAAACTTTGGCATTTCCCTGTGTTCCATCGACAATTTTTAGAGCTCCATTGGCTGTAGAGCGGATATCCAATTTATTGGTAGGGTTTACTGTTCCTACTCCGACATTTCCGTTACTGAGCACTGTAAAATCATTAGCCTGCTGAGCTGTAGTTGGAACTCCTGTTGAAACATTATCTTTGCCACCATCCACATGAAAAGAGCCTTGAGGATTTGGAGTATTTATCCCTACCTGAGAGAAGAATAAATTTGAGAAAAGCATTCCTGATGAAATGATTATTTTTTTCATTTGTTTACGTTTTAAAAAAGGTTTGATGTTAATTTTTTTTCTTGTGTGCATTTAGAATCGTACTGAAAAATATGACCGGTCTGAAATTTTCCAACGTTCGAATTAGATGATGCAAACTTACTGCCTGCAAATAAAAAAAATTCTACATCAAAGACACGTCAAAACACAACTAACTTAAAAACAACAAATTACAATCAACATGAAGTAACTTTGAAGCAAGTAAAAAAAGTGAATTATTAGCTCTTCATGAACAAAATTCAGAGATAAAGAAGGAAATTATAAAGCTCTGTAACTTCAATGGCTTTATCCTTAAAAGGCAGGGACATTACTATCCCCGCCCAAAACACAAACACTTAAGAATGAAAAAAATTTTCGTAGTAAATGTATCAATATTATGTACCCTGATTATTACTTCAAAAATACTTCACAACTCAATGAATTAAAAAACAACATTTTATATATTCAATGGAGTATTTTTGAAGTGTATCTTTTATGAATATTCCAGGTAAAAATTTTTGTTATTGCTTAATTTTTTAAAACATATTCATAAAAAAGTTATTTTTGTTTTAATAATTTTAAAAAATATGTTCCCCAATTTTAGAATTAAAACATTATACCTGATTTTCTTTTCTTTCTCTGCATTTTTTGATGCTCAAGACTATTCTTTTCAGCCTGAACCTATAAAAACAACATGGGAATATAAAAGTAAAGGTGATTTCGAAGGTGCTTTAAAATATAATACCAAGGCTCTTACCCAATATGAAGCGAATGGTGACACCAAAGGAATCATTATGGTATACACGAATATTGGCGGCATATTATGCAATTTCAGCAGATATAAAGAAAGTCTGGAATATCTTGACAAAGCTAAAAAGGAACTTAAAAATATCAGTTCTCCTCTTCTGATAGGAAATTTATATAATGAGTATGGTAAAAATTATACTCAACTGGGATTACTAGAACAATCTAATGCTGCATTCAACAAAGCGGAATATTATATTAAAAAGCTCACTGACGAACGTCAGAGAAAAGCCATTCTGTTTTATAATTATTCTTGGAAGCGTGCGAATTTTGTAAGGATGAAAAATCAGGATTCTTTACAGCATATAGAGAAAAAAATGCTGGCTGTTAACCCCGGAATACTTACTTATACGAGGATCGCTGATGGCTTTATAGCCCAAAAAAAACACCTGGATTCAGCAGAATTCTATATGAATAAGGCCATGCACAGCTTCAGTACTGCAAGAAGAACTGAAAAAGGGATCGCTTTATTTAGTTATGGAGATCTTTATAATGTAAAAGGTGATCAAAAGAAAGCATTAGAATATTATTTAAAAACCATTGATTTCTTCAAACAAACAAAAAACAAAACGGCATTACTTACCGTTTATGACACCATTTCCAGTGTCTACAAATCCCTCAATGAAATTGAAAAATCAAATGACTATTTAAGGCAATACACAGCTCTTAACGACAGTCTCAACAACAATGAAAAAGAAGCTGTAAATCTTGCTGTGAATACATTGGTAGAATTAAATAAAGAAGAAAAAGAAAAAGATAGAAAGACATTTTATGCAATAGCTCTGGTTATTATCGTCATATTTTTAATAGTATTCTATTTTATCCGAAAAATCTATATTCAAAAAGAACTTAAAAAAGATAAAATTATTGAAAAGAAGATTCTTGAAACGGATGTTCTTAAATCGAAAGTAAATGATTCATTTGATGAAATTATACAGCTGATGGAGAACAGAAGTCCCTTGTTTCTGATGCGTTTTAAAGAAGTGTATCCTGAATTTTATGAAAAATTAATTACCCATACCCCCGAACTTACAGAGCATGATGTAAAATTCAGTGCATATATCAGATTAAATCTTACGAATAAAGAAATCTGCCAATATGAAAACATTAGTTTGCGGGGAATAGAAACAAAAAGATACAGACTTAAGAAAAAACTGAAGCTACCCTCAAACACTGAACTTCAGAAGTGGATTCTGGAGCTTTAAGATATTTTGCTTGATTAAAAAAAGACCTCTATTTGAGGTCTTCTTTTGTTTATCATGTAAATATGTATTATTTTTTGAGCTCATCAATTTCTTCCTGTATCGATTTGATTCTATCCCTTAATTCCTGGCTTACTTTCCCTGGAATTTTTTTGACTTTTCTTAAGTCTAAAGCCAGCATAATGGAAGCTATTCCCATAAAAATAAAGGAAACACCGGTAAGGGTAACTAATGAAATTCCCGTAAATACCGGATTGAAAATCAGCAGCAGGGAAAATATAATGCCCCCCACACTGGCAAGAGCAACATTTCCCCAGCTCATTATCCTCATGCTTTTCAGATCAAATGCAAAACCCAGTAATTGAAATGAACGGAACAGCAAAGTAAATCCGATGACAAAAGGAAGTACTGCCATAGAAATCTGAGGATTTGCGATAAGATAAATTCCTATTGCAGTGGTTAATAATCCACTCACTAGAAACCAGCCCCAACCCTGTAGGGATTTGCTGTTCTGTAAGGAAAAAAATATTTCTGTAATTCCTGAAAATAAGAATGAAACACTGAAAAAGATGGAGAGTGTAACATACGTTGCCAGCGGCACACTGAATACATAAAAACCACAAATAAGGAAAAGAATTCCGAAGATTAACGGGATGTACCAGTGCTTTACGGTATTGGTAAAAGTTTGAAATAAATTGGCCATAAGAGTGTTTTTTGGTCATGCCTACTTTTTTGTAACGGTTTTCGGCTTCTCCGCAGATATCACAAACAGATTATAATTTTCACCTGAATTTGAAATATAACGTCTTACTAATATATGAAAAATAAGCGAAAATACGAAGTACTCACTCAATGAATGTTGCATTTCTCCTTCACTTAGAAAGTATCGCTAAAAATTTTCAGAAACAAAAAAGGTGAAAATCTTGTAATTTTCACCTTTCCAAAAACATATTTTTAAATGTCTTTACTATTTAATTCGGTTTATATAATTTATACATCACGAACAAAAAGCCAATCCATATCGGGATCAGAATTACCTGAATTTCCATACCTGTAATACTCATTAACCCTAAAATCAGAATTAAAAATGCAATACAGATATAGTTGGATACCGGATAAAATATAGATGGGAATTTTGAATGTATTCCTTCTGCATTTATTGATTTTTTGAACTTTAAATGGGTGTAGCATATCATCAGCCAGTTGATGATCAGTGTAGATACAACTAAAGCCATCAAATATTCAAAGGCTTTCTCCGGTACCAGTTTATTGATTATAATACAGATTCCTGCGAAGCATGAAGATATAATGATCGCATTGGTGGGAACTGAGTTTTTGTTCAGTTTTTTCAGGAATTTCGGAGCATTTCCCTGCTGAGCCAATCCGAAAAGCATTCTGCTGTTGCTGTAAACACTGCTGTTGTACACTGACAACGCTGCTGTCAGAACGATCAGGTTAAGAACATTCGCTATTAATGTATTAAACTGAATCACTTTCCCAAAAAGGCTGAATTCGAGACCATTCAGATTTTGAAATACCATTACAAACGGGCTGGATCCTTCTGTAATATCTCTCCAGGGACTTAAAGAAAATAAAATAACCAACGCTCCTACATAGAAAATAAGGATTCTGTAGATCACCTGATTGGTTGCCTGTGGAATCGTTTTCTCCGGATTTTTAGCCTCTGCCGCGGTAATTCCGATAAGCTCAAGTCCTCCGAATGAGAACATGATCATTGCCATGGCTGCAAATAGTCCTGAATATCCGTTTTCTGTTTTGTTAAATAATCCTTTTGGAAAAAAACCTCCGTCATTCCACAGATTGGTAATTGTCGCTTTTTCTCCTCCTGTCCCACTTATCAAAAGATAGACTCCGAAAATAATCATCGCAATAATAGCCACCACTTTGATAATGGAAAACCAAAATTCTGTTTCTCCGTAAACTTTTACGGATGCCAGATTAAGCGCATTGATTACCACAAAGAAGAATAAACTGGAAACCCAGAGTGGTATTTCCGGCCACCAAAAATGGATGTAATGTCCGATTGCCGTAAGTTCTGCCATACTCACCAGAATATAGAGAATCCAGTAGTTCCATCCGGAAGCAAATCCCGGAAAATTCCCCCAATATTTGTAGGCAAAGTAGCTAAAACTTCCCGAAACGGGTTCCTGAACGACCATTTCACCCAGCTGACGCATAATAAAAAAGGCAATAATACCTGCTAAAGCATAGCCTAAAATTACGGACGGTCCAGCCAGTACTGCTGCCGGTCCGATTCCCAGAAATAACCCTGTTCCGATGGCTCCACCAAGGGCAATTAATTGTATATGTCGATTTGTTAATCCTCTAACTAAAGTCTCGTTTTGTCCTGTTTTATTTTCGTTGCTCATTAAATGAATTATTCGGTCGCTAAATATATAAAAACTTTTCAGAGAAATTCACATTCTCAGGGGTAAATTGAGAATTCGGTCTCATCCGTATATTTTCTTTTTACATCATTCTAGATAAAGTTCGGAATGCAGTTACAAAAATAGTTTTAACGATTGTAGTTAAGATTCTATTTTAGCCCGTCAACATTAATATTTAACATCTCATTCAGATCAAAAAAAATGATCTCTTTCTATTTTTTGAAAAGAGATCATTCTTAAGAAATTATCTAAGCAATTAAGGTTTATAAAAATTCTTTCGGAACGGAAATATTATTCTTTTTCATGTATTCCAACAGACTTTGGTATTTATCTTCATATTCATCGTTTCCGCACTTATGCGAAATACTGCAGATGTCAGATGGCTTGATTTCTAAAATATCAGATATTTTAGTCAGTATTTCCAGGTTGATCTTCACCTTGGAATTCTCAATATCGGAATATGCCTTTTGGGAAATGCCCATTTCAAAGGCCATATATTCCTGCGTAAGATCTTTGCTCCTACGTATTTTCCTGATATTTTGTCCACATACTTTCATCGTTTTTGTTTTAGTAGTTTTCGGTATATTTTAGAAGATTATCTATTAGCCTCTAACAAAGTTAATAAATACCTTTGGCAAAACATTACACACGTTACATGATATTTATTTTCAACATAGAAAAGGTTTAAAAATACGCCTTTTTTCAGAGAAAATATCACTTCGGTAAACACTATTGGAATTTATGGAGACGCAAAAATTTAATTATGACAATAATATTGTCAGAGCATTCCTCTATGCGACTATCGCATTCGGACTTGTAGGATTTCTGCTGGGGCTTACAGCTGCATTGATGCTTTTTTATCCTGAATTGCCTGAATTTTTATTCGGTACGGATGATACAACTATTAAAAGCTTGGCTTCAGGTAATATTCAGGGGCTAATCAATACACAGGGAGCCATGGGCTTCGGAAGAATCAGAATGCTTCATACCAGTGCCGTAATTTTTGCTTTTGTATGTAATTCCTTTTTCTGCGGTGCTTATTACAGTATGCAGAGGCTTCTTAAAACCAGAATGTATAGTGATACCCTTTCATGGATTCATTTCTGGTCATGGCAGCTGATGATCGTCAGTGTGGTTATTACATTCCTTATGGGAATCAATACTTCTAAAGAATATGCCGAACATGAATGGCCCATCGATATCTTAATTGCATTCTCATGGATCATTTTCGGAATCAATATGTTCGGAACTATTGCCAAAAGAAGAGTAAGACATTTGTACGTAGCCATCTGGTTCTATATGGCAACCTGGCTTGCTGTAGCAATGCTTCACATCTTCAATAACCTGGAAGTTCCGTTATCTTTCACAAGCTGGAAATCTTATTCTGTATATGCAGGTGTAAAAGATGCATTAGTACAATGGTGGTATGGGCACAATGCAGTTGCATTCGTATTAACCACCCCTGTATTAGGTCTTATGTATTACTTTATGCCAAAAGCAGCTCAGCGACCGGTATTCTCATACAAACTATCCATTATTCACTTCTGGTCGCTGATCTTCGTATATCTTTGGGCCGGGCCTCACCACCTGCAATATACAGCTTTACCGGCATGGGCTCAGGCGGTAGGAACAGGGTTTTCTATTATGCTTATTGCTCCGTCATGGGGAGGAATGCTGAATGGTCTTCTTACGTTAAGAGGAGCCTGGGATAAGGTAAGAGAAAATCCGATTCTTAAATTCTTTGTAGTAGCTGTTACATGCTATGGTATGGCTACTTTCGAAGGACCTTTACTCGCTACAAAATCATTAAATAAAATTGGTCACTATACAGACTGGGTTATCGGGCACGTACACATTGGTGCACTCGGATGGAATGGTTTTATGGCATTCGGAATTGTTTATTACCTGGTTCCAATTATGTGGAGAACATCTCTTTGGTCTAAAAAACTGGCCAACTGGCACTTCTGGCTGGGAACTTTAGGAATTATCTTCTATGCAGTTCCAATGTATATTTCAGGATTTACACAAGGATTGATGTGGAAACAGTTCAACCCGGACGGAACTTTATTATGGAAAAACTGGCTGGATACTGTAACAGCTGTCATTCCTTATTATAAAATGAGATTCTTAGGAGGACTATTCTATCTTTCAGGGGCTATCCTGATGGTTGTAAATGTTATTAAAACAATCAAAGCCGGTTCATTCCAGAAAGAAGTTCCTGCAGAAGCTCCTGCCTTAGCCAAT
Encoded here:
- a CDS encoding HdeD family acid-resistance protein, with translation MANLFQTFTNTVKHWYIPLIFGILFLICGFYVFSVPLATYVTLSIFFSVSFLFSGITEIFFSLQNSKSLQGWGWFLVSGLLTTAIGIYLIANPQISMAVLPFVIGFTLLFRSFQLLGFAFDLKSMRIMSWGNVALASVGGIIFSLLLIFNPVFTGISLVTLTGVSFIFMGIASIMLALDLRKVKKIPGKVSQELRDRIKSIQEEIDELKK
- the ccoN gene encoding cytochrome-c oxidase, cbb3-type subunit I: METQKFNYDNNIVRAFLYATIAFGLVGFLLGLTAALMLFYPELPEFLFGTDDTTIKSLASGNIQGLINTQGAMGFGRIRMLHTSAVIFAFVCNSFFCGAYYSMQRLLKTRMYSDTLSWIHFWSWQLMIVSVVITFLMGINTSKEYAEHEWPIDILIAFSWIIFGINMFGTIAKRRVRHLYVAIWFYMATWLAVAMLHIFNNLEVPLSFTSWKSYSVYAGVKDALVQWWYGHNAVAFVLTTPVLGLMYYFMPKAAQRPVFSYKLSIIHFWSLIFVYLWAGPHHLQYTALPAWAQAVGTGFSIMLIAPSWGGMLNGLLTLRGAWDKVRENPILKFFVVAVTCYGMATFEGPLLATKSLNKIGHYTDWVIGHVHIGALGWNGFMAFGIVYYLVPIMWRTSLWSKKLANWHFWLGTLGIIFYAVPMYISGFTQGLMWKQFNPDGTLLWKNWLDTVTAVIPYYKMRFLGGLFYLSGAILMVVNVIKTIKAGSFQKEVPAEAPALANIGSSRKEGEGLHLWLERTPTLLSVLAFITVAIGGLVEIVPTLSLKQSVPTITAVKPYTPLELEGRDLYIREGCNSCHSQMIRPFRDEVVRFEGKNGQYSKAGEFVYDRPFLWGSKRTGPDLHREGGRNPDSWHFKHMYNPRITSAGSIMPRFPWLISNKLDRTQMVDKMKLMKNVFDVPYTKAQIDSASQWADNQSKAIVQRIYSEATDVKDQMTKEKTAKGSAYVPLEHREIVAMIAYLQRLGTDIKTTQVQTASVE
- a CDS encoding helix-turn-helix domain-containing protein; amino-acid sequence: MKVCGQNIRKIRRSKDLTQEYMAFEMGISQKAYSDIENSKVKINLEILTKISDILEIKPSDICSISHKCGNDEYEDKYQSLLEYMKKNNISVPKEFL
- a CDS encoding amino acid permease; translation: MSNENKTGQNETLVRGLTNRHIQLIALGGAIGTGLFLGIGPAAVLAGPSVILGYALAGIIAFFIMRQLGEMVVQEPVSGSFSYFAYKYWGNFPGFASGWNYWILYILVSMAELTAIGHYIHFWWPEIPLWVSSLFFFVVINALNLASVKVYGETEFWFSIIKVVAIIAMIIFGVYLLISGTGGEKATITNLWNDGGFFPKGLFNKTENGYSGLFAAMAMIMFSFGGLELIGITAAEAKNPEKTIPQATNQVIYRILIFYVGALVILFSLSPWRDITEGSSPFVMVFQNLNGLEFSLFGKVIQFNTLIANVLNLIVLTAALSVYNSSVYSNSRMLFGLAQQGNAPKFLKKLNKNSVPTNAIIISSCFAGICIIINKLVPEKAFEYLMALVVSTLIINWLMICYTHLKFKKSINAEGIHSKFPSIFYPVSNYICIAFLILILGLMSITGMEIQVILIPIWIGFLFVMYKLYKPN
- a CDS encoding tetratricopeptide repeat protein, whose amino-acid sequence is MFPNFRIKTLYLIFFSFSAFFDAQDYSFQPEPIKTTWEYKSKGDFEGALKYNTKALTQYEANGDTKGIIMVYTNIGGILCNFSRYKESLEYLDKAKKELKNISSPLLIGNLYNEYGKNYTQLGLLEQSNAAFNKAEYYIKKLTDERQRKAILFYNYSWKRANFVRMKNQDSLQHIEKKMLAVNPGILTYTRIADGFIAQKKHLDSAEFYMNKAMHSFSTARRTEKGIALFSYGDLYNVKGDQKKALEYYLKTIDFFKQTKNKTALLTVYDTISSVYKSLNEIEKSNDYLRQYTALNDSLNNNEKEAVNLAVNTLVELNKEEKEKDRKTFYAIALVIIVIFLIVFYFIRKIYIQKELKKDKIIEKKILETDVLKSKVNDSFDEIIQLMENRSPLFLMRFKEVYPEFYEKLITHTPELTEHDVKFSAYIRLNLTNKEICQYENISLRGIETKRYRLKKKLKLPSNTELQKWILEL